In the genome of Triticum urartu cultivar G1812 chromosome 5, Tu2.1, whole genome shotgun sequence, one region contains:
- the LOC125511515 gene encoding UPF0187 protein At3g61320, chloroplastic-like, with amino-acid sequence MAARPPPSPATTPHRHHQVHNHLRLAARPGRRNRQLTRCFPEPLPNPPPSPNPPNPLLSLLTAVPDWADAVSERRIREPRPLYTHEQWREHRSSLRHLRHLLSSLSSRVILSLVPPVSAFTAFAAAVATYNTLAPDYALTASSLPYQLTAPALALLLVFRTEASYARFDEGRKAWMRVLAGATELAGMVMHSCGAGERGDNDTGTGALVNYILAFPVALKCHITSNSDIRKDLQGLLAEDDLNVIMSSKHRPRCIIEFISQSLQMLDFEEHKRSIMESKLSCFLEGICVCEQIIGIPVPLSYTRLTSRFLVLWHLTLPIILWAECKWIVVPATFVSAASLFCIEEVGVLIEEPFPMLALDAQCQQLHDSMRDMMSVQGLVRKQLVAKTKGRGRGGRLPQNGWPVSSSRSEQVKVD; translated from the exons ATGGCGGCGCGGCCGCCGCCCAGCCCGGCCACCACCCCACACCGCCACCACCAGGTCCACAACCACCTCCGCCTGGCGGCCAGGCCCGGCCGCCGCAACCGCCAGCTCACCCGCTGCTTCCCGGAGCCGCTCCCCAATCCCCCCCCATCCCCCAACCCCCCGAACCCGctcctctccctcctcaccgCCGTGCCCGACTGGGCCGACGCCGTCTCCGAGCGGCGCATACGGGAGCCGCGGCCGCTGTACACGCACGAGCAGTGGCGGGAGCACCGCAGCTCGTTGCGCCACCTGCGGCACCTCCTCTCCTCGCTCTCCTCCCGGGTCATACTCTCCCTCGTCCCGCCCGTCTCCGCCTTCACCgccttcgccgccgccgtcgccacctaCAACACGCTCGCCCCGGACTACGCGCTCACCGCCTCCTCCCTCCCCTACCAGCTCACGGCCCCCGCGCTCGCGCTCCTCCTCGTCTTCCGCACCGAGGCCTCCTACGCGCGCTTCGACGAGGGCCGCAAGGCCTGGATGCGCGTCCTCGCCGGCGCCACCGAGCTCGCCGGCATGGTCATGCATTCCTGCGGCGCCGGTGAGCGCGGGGACAACGACACCGGCACGGGCGCGCTCGTCAACTACATCCTCGCCTTCCCCGTCGCGCTCAAG TGTCATATCACTAGCAACTCCGACATCAGAAAGGACCTTCAGGGCTTGCTCGCAGAGGACGACCTGAATGTTATCATGAGCTCAAAACACCGGCCTCGTTGCATCATCGAGTTCATTTCGCAGAGTCTCCAGATGTTAGATTTCGAGGAACATAAGCGGAGCATCATG GAGTCTAAACTGTCTTGTTTCCTTGAAGGAATTTGTGTGTGCGAGCAGATCATCGGGATTCCTGTTCCTCTGTCATACACTAGGCTTACTTCGCGGTTTCTTGTCCTGTGGCATCTCACACTTCCAATCATACTATGGGCAGAATGTAAATGGATAGTCGTTCCAGCTACTTTTGTCAGTGCTGCCTCCTTATTCTGCATCGAGGAA GTGGGGGTTCTCATCGAGGAGCCGTTCCCGATGCTAGCTCTCGACGCGCAGTGCCAGCAGCTCCACGACAGCATGCGCGACATGATGTCGGTGCAAGGCCTGGTCCGAAAGCAACTGGTGGCCAAGACCAAGGGCCGCGGCAGAGGCGGTAGGCTCCCGCAGAACGGCTGGCCCGTCTCCAGCTCCAGGAGCGAGCAGGTGAAGGTCGACTGA